TACATTTGTACCCTTCATGTTTCTGAAAAGTGCAacgaatgcccctccgtcactCTGACGTTAAAAATGGATGACGTGGCTGTTAAATGCCACATCAGCATCCTACGTGGCGTGACacgtcattaaataaaaatcagaaattGGAAAGGTGGGGGGAGTTTCGAACCCGGGACTTCAAAGTGGCAAAACAAGCCCTTAACCAGTTGAGCTACTTAAATAATTGTTCTATTTAGCAACAGAATTATATTTATAGCATTTatcttattcatcttcttccctcacTCTGACAAATTTCCTACATGAACAAACTCACATTTTCAGCAATTTCTCAAACTCAACCCCACTCCACGTGAATCTGACAAACTCAATTTAAGGATATAGAAAATGATTTTGTTTTATTCccttaatttgaaatattgtaACACAATGTAATATATAACAATGTAATATATAACACTGGTTGAGGTTCTCAGTGCAATTGTCGTTGGAGTTGCGTTTGCTATCGAAGAAATTGGAATTACGATTTCTAAAGAAGGAGATTCAAAGTTccggtttttatttttttggggtGTTCTGTTTGGGTATGAGGATTGAAATTTAGGCTGCGTTTGGGGATTCAAAACAACCATTAACCAGTTGAGGTACTTAACCAGTATCAACGAGATTTGAGAGCTTTTCCAGCGAGCCACCCGACCTGCAAATGAGGTTTCCAAACAAACGGTAAAGCTTTTGGAGAAACGGACACCACCGTCGTGTTCctggccgcgaaaggatgaagaccCACTATTCCTTTCCTCCTCCGGCGAAACTCCATCATAGACCGCCGTGAACCGCCACCTTCTCCGGCGAGACCTTCGCCGGGAAATCTCCAGAATTCTCCCAAACTTTCCTGAATTGTTCTTTACTCACCCAAAAACGTTTTTAAGGTAATCCGGAGAGGGTTTAGTGAAGAAATTCGAAGAACTAAGGTTGGGAAAATGATGAAGGTTGAGGGTGGTGATGACTCAACCATGGTGGGTAAGGCAGCTATGGTGGGTAAGGCTTCTCAGCCATGGAAAAGAAAGCACGATGAAGAGAGCTTTACTGGTTGTTCCATGATGATGGTgagggaagaagaggaaggtaAAATGCAGTGGTTGCTCCATGGTGATGGTgagggaagaagaggaagaaaaaggcatggtgataatgagggaagaggaagaaaaaggCATGATGATGgtgagggaagaagatgaataatataaattctataaataaaattatgttgcTATATATAACAATTATCTAAGTAGCTCAACTGGTTAAGGGCTTGTTTTGCCACTTTGAagtcccgggttcgaacccccCCACCTTTCCAAattctgatttttatttaatgacgtGTCACGCCACGTAGGATGCTGACAGCCACATCATCCATTTTTAACGTCAGagtgacggaggggcattcgtTGCACTTTTCAGAAGCATGGAGGGTACAAACGTAGACAAAAAAAGAGTAGGGGCAACATTTGCACAACTGTAATACATCAGGGAcatgaaatgcttttaagcctaaaTTATATCTATTCCATCTTTGGTGCTCAACAAAAGCTTTGGATACTGTTCTTTTTTCGCAGGTTCTGGAAATAAGGCCATCTATAGAATGGAACAAAGGTAATGCTGTTGAATATTTTCTTGACACACTGGGATTAAGCAGTtccagcaatatacttcctgtGTATATCGGCGATGATAAAACCGATGAGGATGCTTTTAAGGTATAATGTTGCcctaattttctcttttctctgcATCATGATTTACTTTTACCTCGTCTCATCAAGTTCTTTACAACAGAATAGgtaaacaaaatctatattTTCCCCATGCTAGAACTAAGGAAAGCATAAATACACACGCAAACTGTGTCTTGTGGAATGAAATCTTATGTCTCCAttatttgtttcttttcctGCCTTCCCTATTAAATAATTGATAAATTTGTGTCCTAAGTTGTAATTGGAGAGATAGGAGGGACATGATTTAAATTCGTATGTTACCTGCATTAAAATGATATCATGGCTGATATTTATGAATGCATACAATACAGAATAGGTTTCTTGGTTTGTCAATTAGTAGTTTCCTAGAGGGTATTTAAGGCTTCGATATTTGAGGATGACAAAGTTTGATATGGCAATAAAGAAAATAGCTCAAGCAGAATACTAGATATACGTATACCTAGTATCAACGAGGGCTTGGTTCAAGTGTTACATACTTGACAGTTGATAAACATATATCTAAAGCAAGTTCCCGGCTCGAATAAGATTACTTGCTACTCCAGAAAGATATACATATACGGAGTTGATAGTTAAACAGCTTTTGCAAATTTGTTGCAGGCCATACAGAGCAGAGGTCAAGGTTATCCAATTGTAGTGACCTCAATTCCAAGAGAAACAAATGCTTTGTACTCTCTGTGTGACCCGTCGGAAGTGTTAATCTTCCTGTCCCGGCTGGCAAAATGGATGAAAACCTCTTACTCAAGCAGGGCCTTAAACGTTGGTTGAGGTACAGATCATCAAAGTGAGAGGTTTGCAGTGCACATAGTTTGTTCCCACAAAGGTTTTGAAGAAGTGGGTTTGTTCCCACAAAGGTTTTGAAGAAGTGGGATAGTTGTTAATTTCCTTGAAATAGTTGGTTTGTAAAATAGCCTTGTATATTTTCAGCTTGTAAAATGGTtcaaaaagaacaacttctcATCTGGAGTAATAtttctgatatatatatataacatcttAAAGGAAGTAAAAGCAGAAGTTTACATGAAGACATTCATAACATCAAACAATGAAATCTGATGTTAAATGACATACATTAATAAGAACCTCCAAATTAATCCTACACTGTAAGTTACTAAACAGAAAGGCTCCCTGAGACGCTGTTTCTTGAGTCTTTACTTGTCAGTTATGAGGGCTAGCTGTGAACTCCACCATGTGAGCCTTCACCTTCATTGGAGAAAAATGTTAGTGACACATCTCTCTAGTACACTAATAATAGGTATATGACAAGTTGGTTGCAGAGAAAGAACATGTACCTTGAATTGTAGTTCCAATCCCTTTCTCTTTCCCCATAACTATCAACTTTCATATCTTCTATTGCCATACAGAAGTCTGTTTCGTAGTCTTGACCTGTTATATGTCTGCAGGAAATTCAAATATGAACAACTTATAAGACAGAATCATATCACAGGTATCAAATCAGTATCAAATCATATATTAACCTCAAAGTAACCAGTCAGGCTTGATGGGTTTGGCAAGAAGGCCCCAGTTCCTTCAGTGATTCTGGGAAGCGAAAAACCAATTGGTCGATTACCATGTTGGTTTTGCATCTCAGCAACAACGGGAGCACCATGAGCCATCATGTTCATGAAATTGGAAGACTTTTTTCTCAACCTATTATCCCGGAAATAAAATGGCGGTGTAACCGAGTGAGGATAAAGCCTACGACCCTCTGATTGAGCATTATGACAAAGCCTTGCATATTGCAGGTTGATCCAGTAGTTTCCAAAATCCCCACACAGAGTATCAGACCCTTGTTCTGCATAATTCTCTGAAGTTGACCCATGTGGTTCAGGATTCATGTTAGATCCAGGACCAGCAAGAACATGAGTGCCACGAGCTAATGTACCAGGCCCACACATTGGCCCTTGGCTGGAAATAGAACTGGATATTTGAAGAGCCTGAAGATATGAAGCAGCACTTTCAGAAGTTGAATGAGGAGTCCAATATCCTCTGACCTCATCAGGCTGAGAAGCCTTAGATGATGATACATCAGAGGTCACCTCACCAATGAAGATGCCTTTATTCTTTGAGCTCCCAGTTTGAGAAACAGCAGATACATCAGATGGTCCACATATTTGTTTGGATTCTACCAAATAGTTAGCAGGATTTTGGTGAATTCTGTATGAACCCTGCGAAGCTTGATCCTGAGATGTTAACTCCACAACATTCATATTTCTTATGTAAATATTATAAGAATCTAAATGCATCCAGAAACCATTTCCATTTCTGGCCCATGTGTTCATGAAAATGAAATCAAACTGAGCTATTAGGTTCTCTACAGGGCAATGCAGCAATTGCTCCAGCTTCTCAGCACCATCAGAAATTGCATTCTTAATTGTTAAGAAGCTACCTGGAGAGTAGAATATAAACAGACAGTCAAAAAGTAATCTTAGATTGTGTTTGGATGAGCTACTTAATTACTTCAAGGGTAAAATAAAAATGCTTTCCTTTTCTTCCTGATTCAACTCACTTCAAGTGTAATAGAATCAAGAAAAAAGAATTGTTTCACCAGGGCCTAAAAGTTAAATACCTCTACTAACGCTTCGCCCCAAGTTGTTGTTTTTGCGTAAAGGATCTATGATATCCATGAATTTTTTGACAAAAGATTGCTGCTGGCCTTGTTGGATTCTTGGGATCACAGCATAGCAAGAGATGCAATCATTGAAAAAAGTTTCATTGAGCAGTGGCTCTTGGCGACCCCTTAGGGGAGGTTGAGCTATGATGAGTTTGAAAtcagtgaaaaagaaaaagataagaaaatGGTCATCAGCCTCAGAAGAGAACATGTTATTCAAGAGATATGATGAACACTAGAAATTTCATTTTCTCATACCTCTCATATCAGGAAGTGAACGTTTGGGCACAGGACCCCCTAAGCTAATGCAATAGTTTTCCCAATCAAATTTACTGAAGAAGTGCAGAAATCGATACAGTACCTAAGACATGCCAGCAATAGGATCACAATTAGAGGGACACAGGTAGAGAAAAAAAGGCTATGAGGATCAAAATTTAacatattaagtaaaattaacaGTGATCGATTAGAATAGATACTATAAAAAAAGTGTTCTTTTCTTCCTTCAGAAGTATAAtacaaaatcattcatgtgcCTTCACCAAAACtcgaatgattttatattatacttcACCATACAACTTAAGCTTTAAGGTTAATTGGTTCACCAGTGAGTCTCTATGACCAAATGATGTAGAGTTTGATTCTTATTACCCCTAATTAATCTAATAAAAAAGTTGAGTTCTAGCACAAGATAAGTGGCCTGCGCATAATTCACGCTTCAAGTTCAATGAGCTCGTATGTGAGAAGTGTGAAGTAtaagataaaatcattcatatgCAATAACAATatacaaccaaaacaaacaagTTTGTCACCTCAAGTGGTCCAGCAAATTGGTTGTTGTAAACATGAAATATGTACAAGACTAAAATATCCAATGCATAGCTTGAGAGAAGTCGACAGTGAGAACCCAGGATACAACTCTCATAATAACACCATGCTTTAATAAGTATAATACTGCGCTTGAATAAATGATTTTGTCTTATGAAATCATCAACCTGGAAGAACAAACTCTCAGTTAGACATCTCtgcaaaagaaataaaaaaatatacttgAGAATCAGAATTTCAAGATAAATCACCTCCTCAAAAAAACAAAGGGTACTTAAACCCTCAATTTGATGGAAAGATATGTCGACTTTAAATTTTCCCACCATGCACTTTATAATCTGCACCTGCAATTGATAACACCAAGGAAAAAACTCAAATGCTACCACTCTAACATGAGAAGGAATTTAAAGAAAGATTGTTAACACAAAATAAGATTGTGATAAATGCAATTTATCGATCACATTTTATAGAAAAAGAACATTCATCTAGTATTTTATAGAGAGGTGCATTCTCTAATATAAATAGAAAGTATGATTGTTCTCTCATTGTATTTAGAGTGAGGGTGTAATTTTACCATTAGAAATACTTTTTCCCTTGTTAGTTAAAAGTTTTCCATATCATGTATTATGTTTTCATACCAATTTTCTTAGCACTATTGGCTGTGTGATGATGTTTAACTTTGGTAACTAGTAATATGAAAATGTATTAGAGATTTTTGAACTTGACTGATAAAAGACAAGTACCTCTGCAGGGATAAATTGAACCTCCttcacatgaaattcagcattctcattTATCTCTTCATTTCTTAGAATACCCAATACCTGTGGGATGAAATTGTCTTTTAAACTTGGTTCCTCACAAAATGCTGTTAGATCAATATCACCATCAGGCAAGTAAGTCTTTAACGGTACAGATCCAACTCTGACTACCTGGGGTACCACAGAAATCACATCATTAGCATTAGGCAATACAAAGCTTCATTTTGGAGTTTGATTTTTGTATGATTTTCACTTTCTTAGTCTGTGTGATCAAGGAGAGGAGTAACAACATGCAAAAGTAGATGATTGAtagaaaaatacattttttatataaatgtcTGTGATGGTTCTTAAAAAATAGGCTACCACATGTTTTCATTCTAATAATCATGTTTTCATTCTTGTTCAATTTTTTGCTTTGTATTAtgggttggagtaccccttgtactcccttATAATGCATTCTTCtttggcttttcaaaaaaaaaaataacaagtaTGATTTTTTGGCCCAAGTTCTAATTCAAGAATGACTTTAACATAAAAAGTTTAACTCGATTTCTGAGTATAATCTAATGAAATTTTGAGATAAATTTTTGCTTTTAAGCGTATTCCAATATTTCCAAaaatcactttcttcttctgaacaaGCTAAGTTTGGAAGGTTAAAAGGGTGCAAAACTATTTCCGAACTGCTTGGATAGCCTTAGTTAGATAGTAAACAAATTAATTCATTAGGGTCGTAAGGTGTAATGAAACTGTTATTTACCGATTTTAATCAATTATATGTTCTTTTTATCAATTATATATtcttaataagataaaatttatAAACTCAAAATACAAACATAAAAGCCTCAGATTTCAATGcaaactattttattttatatgagaAAGGGCTTCACCAAAAAGGTAGTATGGCTAAAATAGAAAATCTAAATAAATAACTAAGGGTTATAAGTGCAACAACATAATACAAGGGAGTTTTGTTACCTGGCAAGGAACATTGTTCATTATCAGGTTTTTTAGGTAAAGTACCACATTATTTCGATGCATTTCCGAGGCATGGTTTGGCTGAATATTCTGAAGCAGATCATTAGCTCTGGCTTCTGCTTTTGCCCATCTATCATGGTTAAGCACTTTAAGAAGAGAAGTTGCTTTATCCAATAATATACCGTTTGGAATAAAGACATTCACCATGGTGTGTCCTCCTGTGGATAATCAACACaaacattaaatatataaatatttatatattcatAGTATGTTTTGTTTTAACTTCTAATTAATTGACAATGAATGCTTTTTTTGGggctatattttttttctaataatcaagctaaaaaaataatgatataTGTTTGCAATATCTAGTGTCCTTCATAATATGCTTGTCATGGATTCTTCACCACAATGGTTAATGACTTCATTTCCATTGCAAGAACTAACTAGTAGCCAAACAAGTACACTAACTTTAATTCACATTTTAGTGTGTGACTTTGTTTATAGTGAAtgaagtttattttttttaagtataGTGAATAAAGTTGAAAGTACAGTTAAGTTAAGTAATAAAAGTGTCCACTAGTGTGGACCATTTATATTTTGATCCACTAGTGACCCACTAGTTAAGTATATTTTAGGAATATACTTTGTATCAATGGATAGGATTAAAAGAATGATAAAATGGTACAAAGGTAAATAAACTTAATCCCTCTCTCCACCCCTACCACCATCCCTTCTTTTCCTTCTGCAACCATTATTTGCACCGCCTCCACTGACCACCAACTCCATCATCCCTTTCTTCCTCTGTGTTTTGGTCCAGATCTAgtggtggtgttgttgttgttgaccCTAATTTAGATCAGATATTGATCTTGTGGTGGTGTTGGTTCCAATGATAGGAGACTCTTGTTGAATCGACGTTGCAACCCTCTGACGAAAACTCTTTCCCGTCGCTGGTTGAATTCATTGGTGTTACTCCGGCAACGACCGATGACAGCCCTGTGCCCTCAAGCTCTCACTATCATATGTCTTTGCTTATAAAGTcagaaggggagaaaagagtGGGTCGTAGAGTTCTAGCGCGGCGGTGACACCATCTCTTCTCTTCCCTCCCCACCGTCGATGTTGCATAGAGAGAACTTGAATCGTATCCCTAATCGCCCTTCCATTTCCTCCTTCAACCATTTAAATTTGAACTGGGTTGTGACCAAAGGTTTGGTTTGGGAAGAAACCCATAATCGCAAACATTTGGGTAGCCGAAAAGGAGAACTTGAATCGCGATGCACAATCTTTGTGATGATCTTGACGAAGATCTGCATTTGAATGACCCCAATAACAACAACAGATCTAAAACAAGAAATTTCAACCTCAACCAAGAACGGATTTGAAACAAGAAATTGAAACAAAGAAACTTTCGACTTGAAGATGAACTAGTAATTTCAACCTCAACAAAGAACATATCTGAATATTGAATAAAAAACCCTATTTAATCTGCAGTAATTGGGGGTGGATGAAAGTTGGATGATGGAGATCTGTTAGCGGTTGTAATTTCGACCTCAACCTTGAATAGATCAGATTTAATATGCACCCAGAGCCTAtctcttgattttttttatgtcGATTTGGTCGaattggagaaggaggagaggAGACGGGATAGCGGTGGCAGCAgtggtggtggactggtggtTGGTTGGGATGGGTGGGAGGTAGAGTGTAGTGGGAGGGGAGAATACATTgacttaaaatttcaaaaataccCTTGGGTTTGGTGGACAAAAATATAATGtgaaatttatgttttttttttttgacaaatgtGAAATTTATGTTAAATTGAACTAAActctgatttaaaaaaaaaaaaactaaactgtTACTAtagttaattttttgttttaaaaagaaaacttgGTAAGTTAAAGGGCAAACAACAAGAATACTCTAGCAAGTCTAGACACAGataagaaatgacaaagaaagaagaaacttcTAAATACATAGAGAGAATGCACCAGAAAACATACCTTACAAGAGCGTCAAGGACTGTGAGCAAAAGAAATACATATATAAAGAGTAGAAGTAACATGTTAAGAGTAACATcaaaaaattttgaaaatacatTCCTCAACTAAAACATTTAACACTTAAAATAGCATTTTTTGGTCAAAATTGTTGtcatataattttattaataattattttattatttataaaaaatattatatatttattatttaataatatatagcattattttattattctttAGTATTCTTTAAgtcaaataaattattataacttattatttttattataaagtAGCTTCAATATTTAatgtttcaaaattaattttggtgaTTACATCATAGCTCATTAAatgaattttaatatttttgattGAACTATTATTTGTGGTCCATTAATGCTATTTCAAgtcaacttatatatatatatatatatatatatactttattatttttatcataaaatagttaagatatttaataatttacaaataggcaatattataatttatttttggcttaccaaaaaaatattgtagtatattataatttattatttttatggtaAATACTAAATAGTTTCAATATTTAATGTTTTACAAATAGTCAATATTCTTATTCTTGGCCACATAATATCTCATTAAATGTATTAAACTATTGTCCCTGAATGATAGCTcatcaagtggtaagagttagggataTAAGGGTTTGGgtgagatgaagatgaagggtcCCGAGTTCGAACCCGAATGAGAGATTAATTTattaacatttctaacaactaacatttgcctataaaaaaaaatgaattcaactattttttactgaactattattattattactagtgTTCTATTATAATTAACTTGAATCAACTATTTTCACCTCAAGGCTTTGCCTATTCTAATATATGTTggtctttccaaaaaaaaaaaattaacttgaaTTATACACACAACCAACACAATAACTACATGGCAACGCTAAACAAAGCCACAACCAACACAAGACACAAAAAATCCCACCTAAGAAAATCTTGGATCCAACACATATACACACACACTTGTAAATAATATACATGAATGGATTTGAGATCCGTTTCCTTATGAAAATGTCTCCTAAAGAGACAAGGTGAAACATTAAAACTCCAcatatatatgacatgttggttgctACATATAAGATGACACACTACATTAtatccaaaaaataaaaatattcaaaatttaaagaagaagatagatacaaataaaaatttattatatttatgttaattttttttttactcagtTTAGTCATTGTACAAATGGATAGACATACCTCAAATGCAATTATTATATAATAGTCAGTAATAATTCACATACGTATTTGCGCAAGGTTATAATATTCTAGTTCCATTTTCTACTGGCCTAAGGAGCCAattgaaatctcacacattcatttcctgattttatttttctaaaaacaATTATAATGCAAGAAAAACTCTAAAACTTCTTAATTGATGTTCAAACCAAGAATTCTCAGTATTTCTGTTTCTCTAACTTTGACGAGTGTTGGTCAACAATCAAACCACGCACTAGCAAAAGCAAGAATGAAAAGATGAAAACATGAAGGGggaaaaattgaaacaaaattcAGAGAATCATCGAAAGAGCATGAACAAAAATCCAGAATAAAATGTCTGGTCATAAAGATTCATAACAAATTCAACCATCAAATGAAGTATgcgaaaagaaaaagaaaagtaaaagagagaCTTACAAAGCGATCGAGAAGAGCAGAGAAAGTGTGGTTAGTTAGGGAAAAGAATCCAAATAGATCGACCAGAGAAGAAGCAATGGAGTAAAGCCAAGAAGAACTAAGGCATCGCTTATTTCCCTTAAGCAAGCTCAAGCTAAGGGAAGTGATTTGTAACTATGTGCGTGAAGTGAGTGTGTGCGAGAAATATGTGTTCACTTGCGGTCAtgtgtgttttgtttttatgtGAGTAGTGTTGTGTTCGTGGAGCGTGGAGTGAGTGTGTAAGCGAGTTAAACTATTGATGAATTTAGGGGTTGACTAAAGAAACCAAGTTTTGCATGCGAAGTGTTGGGTTTTGGTCTCAGTAACGTAATTAGCTTTGGAAAATTAAAGACACTCTCATAGAGAGACAAGTAAAAAATGACGACCACTACCCTTATGACGACTTCACATAGTATTTATTTcccttatttaatttgttgaattatattaataataatcaaaaattgagaaaataatgtattattttaaaactattaaattattattttcaattgATAACAGAGAGCGAGTTAATGAATTTGTTTCTTTCTGCATTGAGTCAATGTGTATTAAAGAAGAAATAAATGTCACATATTTATTGTTGCATAAACTAGTATAATGATTTTTggctaaatttttttttggttcctgtaaaatatatcatttttatttttagtccctagaaaatatttttcttgcTTAACATCCTCCAAAAAttatatgttttgtttttagtcCTTTCCTTCACATTTTTCATCAAACTTATATGGAATAAGCACAATTAATGCAAGAGCATAaatgaataaacacaataatcatTTAACATAATTACCATTTAACCCATACCACGTGTAATTCCACAAGTATAATACATGACTTCTCCTACAATATTTTTCATTATCGTTTTCTTCTACAGGGAGATATCTTCTTACAAGAGTGATAGTAGAGGCTTTCAAGCTGAGGAACTGTAAGTATGTGAAATGAGGTATGACTTTGAGGATAATAAGATTTGACTCTTGAGTAAGGTTCTATCTTCTTGAAGCAGACGATGTCAAAATATTTGACTCTTAGGCTTGTGTAGATTTCTAGCTTCTTCTCTTGTTGACTTTGATCGTTAGAATAAGTTCAATGGAGATACGATCGTTGAAAGCAGAAATCTTCAAGTATTGCTTTTATACTTTAGGATCTTCTGTGAGAGAGATAATAGCCGTTCGAGCTTTTACTTCACAAAGACTCTAGCCGTTGGATCAAACAGTGCTTTtgtcaggtgcattaaatgcatgacaATGTTTGATAAAGACCTTTTACCGAAAAGATGTAGTCTGTCAGCTGGTAGGTAGCAGTGGTCTTTGCTTCTATCCATTGATGAGAAAATATGACAACTTGATAGTGACAACGTTGTACTTCATCTTTGGTCATTGTGCTTTGCCAAATCACGTGATCTTCTCTCAAGACTTCTTCTCTAAGTATGTCTGAGATCTTTTTTAATTCAAATGTGGTGCTCATTATTCAGACACTGCAACTTGTTTCGTTTGAAAGTCTTCTTTCTTCAGACGTTCCTCTTGCTTCAAACGATCTTCTTTCCTCAGATGGTCTTCTTCCTTTTCATTCCATTGGTCATTTTGAGTAAGACGATAAGATTTGCCCAGTCTTTCCAATTGTAGTTTCTTCACATTAATTGAATTGTCTTTCCATATAGGTTGTTTGGCCTGGACAGCACAAAGTAGGCACAAACGATGAGTCATAATATTCctgaaatatgaaatttttagtGTTCCACTTATGcccttaaaattattatcattcaaaacatgataaacGATATGAAtaaacgtttgaacttaacactacgcactttaaagtgcgtaaTTAGGCACCAAACACCAGATAACAGAAGTAGATAACAAAAACATAACATATAAGCcacaacaaataacaaaaacTGAAATGCATGAAACTAAGAGTGAAATTACGATATTACAACATGAAACTATCACAAAACTCTATTAAACTAACATTTTTTAACACTATCTATTACAACATTATATTAGGCTAAACTCAATCATCGGTAAGATCTACTATTTCTTCGCTCTTGAGTGAGTTTTGTTGTGCAAGAATTTGTTCATATGTAGCCATGCGCTCTATGTATGATAACTCTGATCCCAACCAAGAGCTTCTTCAGTACAATGATGATGTCACTAGGGATTAGTAGCTGACATAGGAAATTCATTCTTTAATTGCACTTACAAGACGATTATTATCTTTGTTAATAACACACTAGTTAAGATAAAGTAATGTGTGTATACTTAAGTTATACCTGCACCTAATGATTGTTGTTGACATGTAATGTACATATAAGTTTATGGTTCAAGATATGTGGCACTAGACCAGTAAGAGGAAATAATTTAGAGAAGCCCTTACGCGACAATATCACTAACACTACTCGATAGACCGAAGCAACAAGGTGGCTCATATCCGGGATACTCAACCGCTTCTCGTCTGTTACAGTCTCTCTTGGACTGACATGGAAGGCTTCTAGGACATTTTGGTACAGTTTGTTGGTCCCTTATAGTTTAAGATAGGTTGAATTATGTGTGGTGATCTCATTTATCATTTCTCGCCACACTTGAGACTAGCTTTGTTGCCCCATACCCATCAAAGTGTGTAGTTCTACAACATGACGTACTTCAAAGTGCGTAGTTAATATActacgcac
This is a stretch of genomic DNA from Lotus japonicus ecotype B-129 chromosome 1, LjGifu_v1.2. It encodes these proteins:
- the LOC130743740 gene encoding uncharacterized protein LOC130743740, translating into MRAQPPLRGRQEPLLNETFFNDCISCYAVIPRIQQGQQQSFVKKFMDIIDPLRKNNNLGRSVSRGSFLTIKNAISDGAEKLEQLLHCPVENLIAQFDFIFMNTWARNGNGFWMHLDSYNIYIRNMNVVELTSQDQASQGSYRIHQNPANYLVESKQICGPSDVSAVSQTGSSKNKGIFIGEVTSDVSSSKASQPDEVRGYWTPHSTSESAASYLQALQISSSISSQGPMCGPGTLARGTHVLAGPGSNMNPEPHGSTSENYAEQGSDTLCGDFGNYWINLQYVEKKVFQFHEHDGSWCSRCC